From one Mytilus galloprovincialis chromosome 13, xbMytGall1.hap1.1, whole genome shotgun sequence genomic stretch:
- the LOC143056250 gene encoding SH3 domain-binding glutamic acid-rich-like protein 3: MSVIIYMTSTTTNRDIYHKQSRIKLVLEGKGIKYEEVDLCKDKEKRDYMREKAGIPDLLPPQIFNGDTYCGDFQSFDDALEAGTLQEFLLLK, translated from the exons ATGTCTGTGATTATATACATGACTTCAACAACGACAAACAGAGAC ATATACCACAAGCAAAGCAGAATAAAACTTGTTCTTGAGGGAAAAGGAATAAAATACGAAGAAGTAGATCTATGTAAGGACAAGGAAAAGCGAGATTATATGAGAGAAAAAGCAGGAATTCCAGACTTACTGCCACCACAAATCTTCAATGGAGACACATACTGTGGG GATTTCCAGTCCTTTGATGATGCACTGGAAGCAGGGACGTTACAAGAATTTTTACTCCTGAAATGA